GGAACATGAGCAATCCCAACCAAAATGCATGTTGGTAAATAAAACtgaatttcaaataaattcCCAATTACCATTTCTTTAACCTAAGACTAGCAAACCAATTTGGGCCCTAATAAGCAGTCGCATGTATTCAGGTGTCATGATGTTGTTCAGGGAGCCAATCGGCCACTTCCAGTGCGCTGCacataatcaataaataaaacaacaacggCTCTGACAAATTAAGGCAAGTGTTGCTTTTTCATTACTTACACATCCGCTTTCATTTTTCCATCGGTGGAAAGCAATTAAATGGCGCTTCCTTCAATTAGTCATTGATTTTCAGCCATAGTGACAGTTTACACTAGGCAATAATAACTTTCAAAgagtgtgtaaatgtgtgtgtgttttctattaGTTCCAGTGTTGTAAAAAACACAATCCTCGAAGACATGATTCGGAGGGTAAAATAGTGCAGTCTTAAATTAGCCATTGATTTTTGCTCAGGTGTCACTTTAGTTAAACACTTTGTGTGCCACAGCTGGAAATTGACAAGAGACTAGAATCTATTGTCcgcaaactcacacacacacacacacacacacacacatgcacgcacactcaAAAGTGTTATGCATCAGGATGCAAATCGGGATCactttaaatggggaaaaaaagaaaaacaaaaaggttaaaATTGTCATTTCGTGTTATATGGCGGCTCATCAAATTTCGCTGCCATGTTCCGCCTACACACAATGACCAACACTCAAATTTCGAATATTTAAGTGTTGTCCATCTAGTAGACATGCTTGAAATTTAGTAAGAATCAGACAAAATGTGTAGGGAAATTGTGCTTTTGAAGGACCATggaaatggccgcttcaaactcAAATGTCTGACTTGCTGTGTTTTTTCAGGCGTGACTTCTTGGGTCTACTCGTGATACACATGCTGAccacatttcatgttgctaGTTGAAAATAGCTTTTGGGGCTCAATTATGGATCACAATTTcatgttgtcgttgttgttgttgttgttgttgctgtttatgGCGACTCATCAAACTTCGCCGCCATGCGCCAAAGATCAAAAGTCCAATTTCTCCTCATTTCCATTCAAATCATAATCTGTCTAGTATACGTGGTTGAGATTTTATAGGAATAAGACAAGATTTTGTGGAAAATGCTGCTTCTGAAAGACTCCTGGAATTTgtcaatatactgtaactaAATAAACTTGAACCAAAAACGGTACACTTCCTGTGTCATTTTATGCATGGCTTCTTGGGACATTTTTGTGGGTTTACTTATGATGaccatgcctaccaaatttcatctTGCTAAATCCGACGGaagacccctggaaatggccaaaataaccccacaaaatgttgcttcaaagcaaaaatggCAGAcgtcctgtgttttttttcaaggatggcttcttgagatttttttttgggtgggtctactcatgataatgatgtctaccaaatttgatCTTGCAAAGTCAAACTGACTTACGGGCCTGAATTTTCCAACAATTTCGAGAACCCAAAGAAATGCCCCAAATGAattgcttcaaatcaaaatagcggacgtcctgtgtcttttcaggcatggcttctcacgacttttttttgtgtgagtctactcatgacagacttacctaccaaatttcaatttcctcagtgaaactggcttcggggacTCAATTTCTAAAACACTATGTCACTCGGTAAGTCCCACTCGGgggtaaaaaaaagtcaattaaatatgTGATTGATCGCCCGAGGCTTCCGTACTTTAGATTTTGACCGCGTTATGGAAGCATCGTTTCTTTTACGTCTATTTGTCTAAATCGAAATTCCAGGTGGAACACACTAGCCacccacttcattaggtacacacgGCCGTACCACCTAACGATATCCAATAGTCTCAAAAGATAGTACTACTCAGAGAGGTCTTCATTGAacattatgtttattattgtggttgacAGATATTTATAATCAGCGACATGAGAGGGTCAAAACATTAGAAACAGTAGGAGGCATGTTCTGGAAGGTAAAAAGGGGAGTTCCTATTGAGGTGTCCGGGTCAATTTGTTGACGTTCacatgttcatcagtccacttCCGAGTGTGTTTTATGTCCCAAGCGTGTTTGGATCCTTGCACTGTCTCCACTGTGATGATCAATAAAGTCACGTTAGCGCTCATGTTCTCTTCAAATGAGCGCACAAGCAGGAAGTCGTCTGGGTAAAAGACCCCAAAATTCAGAATCAAAGTTTCTCCTGGCTGTGACGAATCCGGTCTCAAATATTAAGTCTTCATcttaatatttttgggggaaaaacaaaacacttaatGTACAAACATAAACAACGGCAGAGTCGTCAGGTTCCATAAAGTGCACGCCAACAAAATAGAGTTGACGATGATAAcgatgctaataataataaatgggtgcTTGCTCCCTATTTTTCATGGTGAATGCTCAAAGTCATGCTTCGCTCACATTACATGGCATTCACAATTCAACATCACCCATCTGTCGAGGATGCCTGCTTCCAATCGGAGCcgatttgggcaaattccctaATGGACGTTAATACAAGTGCAAGCCCTGGATTTTGGCtgcttgaaaccaaaatagcTGACTTGCTCTTTGATTTGGGACATGGGTCCtcaagacttgtgttttgtcatGACGATTTCACGATTTGACTCTGGAAGATGAggatgtccacccaattttgggTCAATCAGGAAAACCTGTTTGTTCTAACATTCAAGTTCTCTTTTTGATGGAAATCAGCAAGAAAATGACAGCTTCGAAGCAAAATGGCTAATTTGCTGTTCAGTTTCGGCTACGGGCCcttgtaactttttttgatAAACGATCATCCAATTCAGTTGGAGTTGGGGAAACCGGTGCTGGGGGGCAGATTTTTTTGCAACTTTTGAAATGGAATTTTCCACGTGTCCTTATATAATGGACATggccacccaattttgtgtcaatCGGTGAAACCGGAGCGCGGGGCGAATTTTCAAACTCAATTCATTTCCTGCTATAACATCATCAAAGCTGTTTGGTATACTTGGTTCGGATTTGGAAATAATCTCAAATAAAAATTTGTCATCGAAGGATCCCTGGAAATAGCCAATACGAGTGttaaatggccacttcaaaccaaaatggcagactccccatgtgttttcaggcatggcttcttagattttttttatgaggtTACTCATGACAGACACGACCACCGAATGTCCCCTTCCTCAGcgaaactggcttcggggggCACCTTTTTTGAAACAGTCCCAAACATGAAATTTCTCCAGGACGAATAGGCCTGGTAATGGCCAAAATGATccgaaaatgaaaaatgtcagaATTCCTGCATCCTTTCAGGCATAGCCTCTTGAGACTTTTGGGCTCGACTCAATctaacaaatttcatgttgccaaaTGAAATtggctttggaggtggaattttcaaacaaaagatgcGAGGGAACACATGTTTTGCAATTTCGCATCATCCATCTGTCTAGTTGACAAATTGAgttgaaatgtgacaaaatgtgaagGACAAGAGTTCGTCTTTGAAGGaggacccctggaaatagcCAACATGAGCCTAAAATGCCTGCGTcaattaataatagtaataataataataataataataataagggagGATTGTGTTATCCTTTGAGTTGAGTCTTTGTCCGCATCCTCTAGTAGACGTAGGCCTCGCTGTATGGATGTGGCTGGCAATACGGCGCCTCCTGGGCGTAGGGGGCGCTCTCGTCAAAGTGCGATAGGGGCACGGTGTCCTCCTCGTTGACGTGACGCTCCACGTCGCTCTTAAGGACCGGACGCTGGTTGTCGGGGAACGCCATGGAGAACAAGGCCTCCGGGTCGCACACAAACTTGTACACGTATCTCTCGCCCGCCACCTgccgtggatggatggatggatggatggatggatggggaggAGGAAGgttgggatggatggatgcatgcacGGTGGAGGTGATGAGCGGGTGAGGTTAAGAACACACTTTAGCTCCATTTGAAGCATTTTGTCCTTGTGTTGCTCAACTCTTAATAATAAAGTCGTGCAGTAAAATTGGTGGGACTCTGTTACTGTTCAGTTTTGTTTTCCAACATACATCATCCATTGTCTGCCAAAGCTCAACGAAACATACATTTCAAATGGTTGTTGTGACTAGAAGCGGTTGCTATTACTATTAGCCTATTAGCGTACATAAGGCAGCAAATATTTGACACATATCAGGCAGAAAACGCATGGCCGTTAGGAAAAAAAGGACGAATATGAGATGAAATATTGCACAAATATTAGATGAGGAAATATTTTGGGGAgaagtaaacaaacagacaaaaaatacACCAATATTGGGAAAATTAAACATCTTAGAtacaaaattgacaaaaatcggacaaaatgcaaaaaaaaaaacaaaaaaatgttaaatgcaaaaaaataaaaataaaatgcgtgTGGAAATACACAAACTATTTGGAAACATAATATTAAAcgcaaattaataataatactaataataggtaataaatcaataaaatataggGAACAAATACACATCTAttagacaaaagacaaaaccgGGAGAATAAACGCAATATGGAGGAAGAATTCGAAGATGTTAggaaaaaatgcacataaaTTAGACGAgagattttaaaaacaaattgatgaaaaatccacaaatactAGAATACAAAATAGCAACAAAtagaatataaaaatacatacataaaaatacaaaaactattaggaaaaaatacacagtcagacccaaaaatacacaaatactggaggaaatgtacaaatattagactacaaaaatgttttgcgggtagatataaaaatattagcaataaaaaaaatgttaagaacaaatacacaaatatgagATCAAAAATATAAAgcttttgggaaaaaataaaaatctactaGATTGAgatgaaaaatagaaaactattaaaaatattaggacaaaaaaaaccatcatttgaaaaatacaaattattagcGATAAATTAGATGGTAACAATTACCGTCTAAAAAATGTAACGtgacttttgttttgattgGAATTTTATACACCTATTattcaatcaaaacagaataataaATTACTAACATCATGATAAATGTTAAACACATTGAACGCTCCGTTTccgttttaaaaagtatttgacTGACCTTTTGCATGATTCCTTTTTCGTAGTAGTAACGCAGCGATCGGCTCAGCTTGTCGTAGTTCATGGCCGGTCGGTTCTTCTGGATGCCCCATCGGCGTGCCACCtgtgacacacgcacgcaaacacaaacacacgcgtaTTCGTAGTAACAACAATGGCTGACACTCAACAGCTGTGAAAAAGCAAAGAGTCCACGTGGAGCTAATGACGCTGATTAAGGCATACTGTAGCGCAGTGACTGGCATGGTTGGCGTTCATTACTGTGCTCTGAGGAGGAAGCAGATGTTGCGGCACCTGTCTGGCATCGCGCCCACCTGCCCGCCCGCCAATCACCCACCCTCCCTAACACACAGCTATTTTGGGGCCATATTTTCGATATTACTGTCATAAGTAAACATGGGGAAACACACAAGTTGTCTTTCTACCTCATTCCTGGCAAGGAAGAGGACCAATTGCATAGAGCGGAAACGGAATTCTTTTTTAATGTGATCACGAACATACAATTGTTAATAATTAATAGCCACATGCTGGTTCACCAGACGTCAGTTCACATCTAGCACCTTGTTCTGATGAAGTTCCATTACAATGGGAAATCTTCTATGTTGATATTCTTGCAGAAAGTGAACACAAACATAGAATTTCCTACAATTCCTTCGGTTTTCAACCCTTTAAATGTAATAAGAGTGTAATAATGACGTAATAACACTATTAGTTTCCAATGATTCCCGGCGGTTCTTCTCACCTCCTCAGGTTCGATGAGCTTGAACTCCATGCCGCGGCCCGTCCAGGCGATGAAGTGCGAGTTGGCTGGGTCGTCCAGCAGCGCCACCAGGAACTGCCACAGTTGAAGAGACCCTCGCCGCTGGTAGGACGGACCCTCGCGGTACAGGCCCGCTTCCTGCTTGATGTCCCCTGAAAGCAGGAAACACGCTCAGGAGTTAAGTACCACATCACACATGGTCTTCGGTCTTCACATGGTCTTGGCTTATAGTACCTACCCTCCACTTTCTCGGGCACCACGCAGGTGTCATCGTAAAAATGCCTGGCCACTTTGTCAAACATGCAACCTGGACAACGAGAAGGAGTGTTgggaatgttgttgttgttgtcgttgtgaAGACTCCAAACGTCATTGTTGGTACCTTCAGTCCGATTGGCGTGGGCCAGGTAGCCGTCTTGGCGTAGGTAGACCGAATGGCAACTGGGCACCTCCGCTGAAAGCCagggtgtgaaaaaaaaaaacggtgttataaaaacaagacaataacATTGTGTCCTCAGGCTAGCTGGTAATATCACACCGCAAATACACGCTTGCGGCTTGTAGAAGACGATAAAACAAGCTGACAAAGGCTGCGAGAGGCAACAAAAACCATCCGAGTGCGTCCACTGAATATTGTGCTaatttagcatgttagcatgacAGTAGGGCATGCTAAACAGGCTACCACGTTAGATTTATAATGTGACCGCGTGATAACACAGCTTGATCTTATGACATGATGATGACAAGATAGTAACAGTCATCCTTGAGATCattataatttgtatttgaGTGGTAACATATTAGCATCAGGGAGCAATAATACGATAGCATATTAGTATCATAATGTGATAGCATTATACTATAATGGCCTGACAGCATCATAGTTTGTGACACAGTGCAAAAATGATTACACTGGGCTACAATAAATGTTTGTATGCAGTTTTGTAAATTGTCTGAGGTTTTCAATCTGAAAGTTGTTTAGtcttttaatcaaatgttacaaactttgcttactgtaCACTGAATAGGAGACGTTGATAAAAGGAAGTACCTGTGAATTTAATGATAcgtcatcattgttcaaaattctCGGCATGAACCTCCATTTATTTGAAACTCTAaagcaaaaatacaataaatatgtaGCCATAGTTCAAAAGGTTGACTTGATTGAGCATAACcattgtgatatttggattcagcacatcaaaattgtccttactcagctaaaaaaaaaacagtgttataCGATCATttgctagcatgttagcatatTAGCATAAGGGCATAATAATGTGATAGCCTTATAGCCTAACAATGATATACTGCAACATCTTACCATTAGCATGTGGCATTTGGCTATTAGTGTGATATTGTGATAATATGGCAGTATGATAAAAAactatatgattttttttgtagcaataACGCGTTAGCATTCTAGGGTATGACGAGCTAATAGCTTCGGAGTGTGATAGCATGACAGTGCAAGACAAATTGAATGTTCAATCTTCATCCAACTTCATCAGCCTAATGGGCGCGCGGCGGAAATTGTCGCTAATGACATTAGCTGTTAGCTGCACCCCTCCCTACCATCCTGTTGTTCTGTCAACTTGACCACCGCTGTTCAATTCACCATCAGAATCATTTACTCATTCCATACTCCCTCGTCACAATGCGGGGATTTTTAGATAGCGGACGATACAGTTGActcatcagtcaaatgaaaaaaaaggtttgagacACGACTTTCTCCTTTATTGTTGCccgttttccttctttttttggtAATTTGCTTCTTCCTTGGAAATCGTTTCTTGTGCTTGTGTTTGTGGTTTGattgaaaaaacaatattgtacaCTGTACAATATTGTTTGCACAACTGCAGTTGGCCTTTAGCGCCGTCGTTTGCGCATGTGCGCGATCTCAGTGTCAGAAAAATTCCGATGTCatcgattatatatgtatatgtatatgtatcaACCGACGGGATGGATGATAGGCTGacgtccttttttttcttaacgtCACGCGATGTCATGCGATCAACCAATACCAGTCGACCGCGATCGACGCATTGAGCACCCCcgttgtacagtatatggtatGTGGAGCCTCACAGGTTCCGACACAGGTTCGCAGTTTTCCTGTTACAGGAGACTTCAATTTGTTTTGCAGCTGTCAATTTAGGTCACTTTTGGCTGCATCGCTCAGTGTGAGGTGGGACGACAGAGACACAGACTGGGAACCAAACGTCCAGCGGCATTTTGTCACTTGgtatgtgtaaaatgtttggttgagttGTCTTTGAGTAAATGATCAAAATATAATGGCcggctagcctgctagctaaccTCACGCTATCCATTTCAGCATCAAAAGAAAAGTCATCTAACATCACTTGAAGATCTCCCGAATATGAGTGTAGGAGGACACATTGAGAACGTTGACCGGGCGTAACCTCCGCCAACTCCCTTATTAGCACGCCACAGGAAATGGCTCTGACCGCAGACCCCTACCACCGCCAGAACCCCTTTGCCTAATAATGGGCAAACTCAATCAACTCCCCTCCGCTTCCCTCCCTCCAATATCCAGGCTACCCGTGGTGGAAAGTAATGAAGTGTAAATACTTTgtttctgtacttaagtagattttacACTTACTGTTCTTTAGTGAGCTTTCTGACgactttgtatttttattcccTGCACCTTAAAAGAGATATAGATGTACtccttattttgtcaaaataggtatttcagagtctgtacttcaGTGCAGGAGTTGAACCGTCTACTTTTACCATTCTTTTATTCACTCAAATATATGTACTCGGACcaaagtgtgagtacttttgccacctgtgctgGCTGCCATTCCTCACCGGAGTCGTAATTGAAGTCCCGGGGCTCCTGCTTGATCATCATGGCGGCGGGGTACATGTGGGCTAGCGGAGCGCCCATCATGGCGGGGTGGGGTTCGAACAGCGGGTCGGCGTACTCCTGCTTGAAGCCTTGAGGAGGGAAGGGTATGCTGGGCTCAGACATCTGTCGCTGGTAGAGGGGCCGAGCGTCGCGGGACATGGTCGGCGGGGACGGGAACGAGTGGCACGGCTCGGAAAGCTGACGGCGAAATCTGAAGGAAAGAAATTGGCTTGTTTACTGCGGGTTAGCCATTAGTGCTAATATGTTtgctaacaacaaaaacaacaacaacaaagggcTGGTGCGTTGAGTTTATTCCGATTAGCCACGAAAGGCTAGCCGTTGCGCTTACTATTAGCCACAAAGGGCTAACGCATTGGGAGTTCACATGCTAACTTCCTTAGCGTGAATGTTAAAAATGGACCTGTGGTCGATGGCGTAGGCGGCATCGGGCAACGAGGGTGGCGCGTGGGCATAGGTCCGCTCGGGCTTGGGCGTCGGGGCCCCATGGTGTAGTGGGGATACGGGGGTGCTACAGGGGGGCGTCACTGGGCTGGAGGGCTTCATGCCTGCGTGCTGCTTCTGCTCGTAGGCACTGCGGCACACACATCACGTACATATTCTTGAAGCGCATGTGCCTGTGTGGACTTATTCCTATTGTGCAACGTGGCAGTTAATGTAGAGTGAAGGGCGAAGCGGCACAGACCTGACGTTGTACAGGCACTTCTCTCCATACTGGAGCTTGAAGGGCCGCTCTAGGCTGCAGGTGGAGCTCAGCTCAGAGCATGGACTGTGCAGCTCCCTCTTGATCTTCAGCTGCAGTCCGTGGAACACCACTACACCGGGACGACCGAAGACATCAGTTAGGGTTCAATAGGACCAAACTACACAATATGACACGTATatttatagatttttattttgggacACATTACACATGACATAAATTGAAACGAAAGTTAGTCTCGGAAGGTTCCTGGCAAATGGCCAAAATGGCAACTTCAAACAAACTTCATAATCATAATGCCACTTATATAGCGTTTTTTCAAAAatactcaaagacactttacaattgcacacattagtCTTTCGCTCTACAGTCATACCatagtggtggtaagctacttgtgtaacCACAACTGTCTGACAGGAGtatggctgccattctgtgcctacAGCCCCTCTGACCACCAGCAAACGCCCAACCACGCTTCACAGGCAacgtgggttaagtgtcttgcccagggacacaatgACAACACGGGCTCACGCAGGGATACGAACTGGCGACCCTCAGCTTTGAGGGCGTACATTTACCCTCTGCACCACGCCACAACACTTCGAGCCTcgctcagctgactctgggcgagaggtggggtacaagccaatcgcagtttaTGATAGACATGCATACCAAGATTCATATGGCCAGGAGAACCTGGCTGTAGAAGCTGAATTTAACACAAATAATATTGTGGTTGCATTATTGGCATTTCAAGTTTTGAAGACATTGCtggcaaaaaaaattcttcttcAATTCATATGTCTCGTACATTAAGTTCAAACTCGGTAGCAGTCAGCCCAAGCGTGTCTTTAAAGGACCCCAAGAAACG
The genomic region above belongs to Phyllopteryx taeniolatus isolate TA_2022b chromosome 6, UOR_Ptae_1.2, whole genome shotgun sequence and contains:
- the etv1 gene encoding ETS translocation variant 1 isoform X2, translating into MLQDLSASVLFPPCLQHTTFAQVPDNDEQFVPDFQTENLVFHGLQLKIKRELHSPCSELSSTCSLERPFKLQYGEKCLYNVSAYEQKQHAGMKPSSPVTPPCSTPVSPLHHGAPTPKPERTYAHAPPSLPDAAYAIDHRFRRQLSEPCHSFPSPPTMSRDARPLYQRQMSEPSIPFPPQGFKQEYADPLFEPHPAMMGAPLAHMYPAAMMIKQEPRDFNYDSAEVPSCHSVYLRQDGYLAHANRTEGCMFDKVARHFYDDTCVVPEKVEGDIKQEAGLYREGPSYQRRGSLQLWQFLVALLDDPANSHFIAWTGRGMEFKLIEPEEVARRWGIQKNRPAMNYDKLSRSLRYYYEKGIMQKVAGERYVYKFVCDPEALFSMAFPDNQRPVLKSDVERHVNEEDTVPLSHFDESAPYAQEAPYCQPHPYSEAYVY
- the etv1 gene encoding ETS translocation variant 1 isoform X3, which translates into the protein MVFHGLQLKIKRELHSPCSELSSTCSLERPFKLQYGEKCLYNVSAYEQKQHAGMKPSSPVTPPCSTPVSPLHHGAPTPKPERTYAHAPPSLPDAAYAIDHRFRRQLSEPCHSFPSPPTMSRDARPLYQRQMSEPSIPFPPQGFKQEYADPLFEPHPAMMGAPLAHMYPAAMMIKQEPRDFNYDSAEVPSCHSVYLRQDGYLAHANRTEGCMFDKVARHFYDDTCVVPEKVEGDIKQEAGLYREGPSYQRRGSLQLWQFLVALLDDPANSHFIAWTGRGMEFKLIEPEEVARRWGIQKNRPAMNYDKLSRSLRYYYEKGIMQKVAGERYVYKFVCDPEALFSMAFPDNQRPVLKSDVERHVNEEDTVPLSHFDESAPYAQEAPYCQPHPYSEAYVY
- the etv1 gene encoding ETS translocation variant 1 isoform X1, with the protein product MAGSHDQRVPRSLSKTVEKRRICERSSNDRRRKLIKSNLAMDTEAQVPDNDEQFVPDFQTENLVFHGLQLKIKRELHSPCSELSSTCSLERPFKLQYGEKCLYNVSAYEQKQHAGMKPSSPVTPPCSTPVSPLHHGAPTPKPERTYAHAPPSLPDAAYAIDHRFRRQLSEPCHSFPSPPTMSRDARPLYQRQMSEPSIPFPPQGFKQEYADPLFEPHPAMMGAPLAHMYPAAMMIKQEPRDFNYDSAEVPSCHSVYLRQDGYLAHANRTEGCMFDKVARHFYDDTCVVPEKVEGDIKQEAGLYREGPSYQRRGSLQLWQFLVALLDDPANSHFIAWTGRGMEFKLIEPEEVARRWGIQKNRPAMNYDKLSRSLRYYYEKGIMQKVAGERYVYKFVCDPEALFSMAFPDNQRPVLKSDVERHVNEEDTVPLSHFDESAPYAQEAPYCQPHPYSEAYVY